A stretch of the Vitis vinifera cultivar Pinot Noir 40024 chromosome 16, ASM3070453v1 genome encodes the following:
- the LOC100248727 gene encoding uncharacterized protein LOC100248727: MKGGRKNLKRAAEEQTLTLQEGQSIMQVVSLRGTNLIEVMDARGENSLALFPAKFQKSMWIKKGSFVVVDESGREKAMESGSKVACIVSQVLFYEQVRVLQKSIEWPEIFKSTLLHDSNGTSLHSNTSQQEEFKSTARHDSNGNLHCSTSQQEEDESSSSDDDGLPPLEANMNRIRPLELQSNAVSDSDSDS, encoded by the exons ATGAAAGGAGGAAGGAAGAATCTGAAAAGGGCAGCTGAGGAACAGACCTTGACTCTTCAAGAAGGTCAAAGCATTATGCAAGTTGTGTCCCTTCGAGGCACCAATCTCATTGAG GTAATGGATGCTCGGGGCGAGAATTCACTGGCGTTGTTTCCAGCCAAATTTCAAAAGAGCATGTGGATAAAAAAAG GGAGTTTTGTTGTGGTTGATGAAAGCGGAAGGGAGAAAGCTATGGAGTCGGGTAGCAAGGTGGCATGTATTGTTTCTCAAGTTCTCTTTTATGAGCAAGTCCGTGTGCTTCAGAAGTCTATAGAATG GCCCGAAATCTTTAAATCAACACTCCTGCATGATTCTAATGGAACCTCCTTGCATAGTAACACCTCCCAACAAGAAGAGTTTAAATCAACAGCCCGGCATGATTCTAATGGAAACTTGCATTGTAGCACCTCCCAACAAGAAGAGGATGAATCCAGCTCCAGTGATGATGATGGTCTACCCCCATTAGAAGCCAATATGAATAGAATCAGACCATTAGAGTTGCAGTCAAATGCAGTGTCAGATTCAGATTCAGATTCATAA
- the LOC100243588 gene encoding uncharacterized protein LOC100243588, with the protein MQFFGGSDISPLPPPPTASGNNAHMMYVFNKNGVCLLYREWNRSLRTLNAQQDHKLMFGLLFSLKSLTAKMDPTSVEKGNLGVPQLTGQGCSFHSFRTNTYKLSFMESPSGIKIILVTHPRTGDLRESLKYIYNLYVEYVVKNPLYSPGMPIRSELFNMTLDQYVRGLG; encoded by the exons ATGCAGTTTTTTGGAGGGTCGGACATCAGCCCATTGCCTCCACCACCAACGGCATCTGGAAACAATGCCCACATGATGTATGTGTTCAATAAGAACGGGGTGTGCTTGCTTTACAGAGAATGGAATCGCTCCCTTAGGACTCTGAATGCCCAACAAGACCACAAGCTCATGTTTGGTCTGCTTTTCTCTCTTAAGTCCTTAACAGCTAAGATGGATCCCACTAG tGTGGAGAAGGGAAACCTTGGGGTACCTCAGTTAACTGGTCAGGGGTGTTCATTTCATAGCTTTCGTACTAATACATACAAACTAAGTTTCATGGAAAGTCCATCTGGGATTAAG ATTATCTTGGTCACTCATCCTAGGACCGGTGATCTACGGGAATCCCTAAAGTACATTTACAACTTGTATGTTGAATATGTTGTCAAGAATCCGCTCTATTCTCCAGGAATGCCAATCAG GTCTGAGCTATTCAATATGACTCTTGACCAATATGTCCGAGGTCTTGGGTAG
- the LOC100265913 gene encoding importin subunit beta-1, producing the protein MAMEVTQVLLNAQSVDGNIRKHAEESLKQFQDQNLPSFLLSLSGELANDEKPVDSRKLAGLILKNALDAKEQHRKFELVQRWLSLDAAVKTQIKTCLLQTLSSPVPDARSTASQVIAKIAGIELPQKQWPELIGSLLSNIHQLPAHVKQATLETLGYLCEEVSPDVVDQDQVNKILTAVVQGMNSSEGNNDVRLAATRALYNALGFAQANFTNDMERDYIMRVVCEATLSPEVKIRQAAFECLVSISSTYYEKLAPYIQDIFNITAKAVREDEEPVALQAIEFWSSICDEEIDILEEYGGDFSGDSDIPCFYFIKQALPALVPMLLETLLKQEEDQDQDEGAWNLAMAGGTCLGLVARTVGDDIVPLVMPFIEENITKPDWRQREAATYAFGSILEGPSPDKLAPIVNVALNFMLSALTKDPNNHVKDTTAWTLGRIFEFLHGSTMETPIITHANCQQIITVLLLSMKDVPNVAEKACGALYFLAQGYEDVGSASPLTPFFQEIVQSLLTVTHRKDAGESRLRTSAYETLNEVVRCSTDETAPMVLQLVPVIMMELHQTLEAQKLSSDEREKQNELQGLLCGCLQVIIQKLGSSEPTKYVFMQYADQIMGLFLRVFACRSATVHEEAMLAIGALAYATGPDFAKYMPEFYKYLEMGLQNFEEYQVCAVTVGVVGDICRALEDKILPYCDGIMTLLLKDLSSNQLHRSVKPPIFSCFGDIALAIGENFEKYLMYAMPMLQSAAELSSHTAGADDEMTEYTNLLRNGILEAYSGIFQGFKNSPKTQLLIPYAPHILQFLDSIYMEKDMDDVVMKTAIGVLGDLADTLGSNAGSLIQQSLSSKDFLNECLSSEDHLIKESAEWAKLAISRAISV; encoded by the exons ATGGCAATGGAAGTCACTCAAGTGCTTTTGAATGCACAATCAGTCGATGGAAACATTCGGAAACATGCAGAAGAGAGTTTAAAACAGTTCCAGGACCAAAATCTTCCAAGTTTCCTGCTATCTCTTTCTGGAGAACTAGCTAATGATGAAAAGCCTGTTGATAGCCGTAAATTAGCAGGCTTGATTCTTAAGAATGCATTGGATGCCAAGGAGCAACATAGGAAATTTGAGCTTGTCCAAAGATGGTTGTCTTTGGATGCTGCTGTAAAGACCCAGATCAAGACCTGCTTGTTGCAGACCCTCTCATCTCCTGTCCCTGATGCCCGGTCAACTGCTTCACAAGTAATTGCGAAGATCGCAGGCATTGAGCTGCCTCAGAAACAGTGGCCTGAGctgattgggtcactgttgtcAAATATTCACCAGCTTCCAGCTCATGTTAAGCAAGCCACGTTAGAGACTCTTGGGTATTTGTGTGAGGAAGTCTCCCCAGATGTTGTTGACCAAGatcaagtaaataaaatacTCACAGCCGTTGTTCAGGGTATGAATTCATCTGAAGGGAACAATGATGTTAGGCTTGCTGCTACCCGTGCACTGTATAATGCTCTTGGCTTTGCTCAGGCAAACTTTACCAATGATATGGAGCGTGATTATATCATGAGAGTTGTCTGTGAAGCAACACTGTCTCCTGAAGTCAAGATTCGGCAGGCTGCTTTTGAGTGCTTGGTTTCTATTTCTTCGACTTATTATGAGAAATTGGCTCCTTACATCCAGGACATCTTTAACATCACAGCAAAGGCTGTTAGGGAAGATGAGGAACCTGTTGCTCTTCAAGCCATTGAGTTCTGGAGCTCTATCTGTGATGAGGAGATAGATATCCTAGAAGAATACGGGGGCGATTTCTCTGGTGATTCAGATATTCCTTGCTTCTATTTTATCAAACAAGCACTTCCAGCTCTTGTCCCTATGTTGTTGGAGACTCTTCTCAAACAAGAGGAGGATCAGGATCAGGATGAAGGGGCTTGGAATCTTGCAATGGCTGGTGGAACATGCCTAGGTTTGGTTGCTCGAACAGTTGGAGATGATATTGTCCCACTTGTTATGCCATTCATTGAAGAGAACATTACAAAACCAGATTGGAGGCAGAGAGAGGCAGCCACATATGCATTTGGTTCCATCTTAGAGGGTCCTTCCCCCGACAAGCTGGCTCCCATTGTTAATGTTGCTTTGAATTTCATGCTTAGTGCCTTAACAAAGGACCCAAATAATCATGTTAAGGACACAACAGCTTGGACTCTTGGACGAatatttgaatttcttcatgGTTCAACAATGGAGACACCTATAATTACTCATGCAAACTGTCAGCAGATTATCACAGTTCTGCTTCTGAGCATGAAGGATGTTCCAAATGTTGCTGAGAAGGCTTGTGGTGCTCTCTATTTTCTTGCCCAAGGGTATGAGGATGTGGGTTCAGCATCTCCCCTAACTCCATTTTTCCAGGAAATTGTTCAATCCCTTCTCACTGTCACCCACAGAAAAGATGCTGGAGAGTCACGATTAAGGACTTCTGCATACGAAACATTGAATGAAGTGGTGAGATGTTCAACTGATGAAACAGCTCCCATGGTGCTGCAACTTGTTCCTGTCATTATGATGGAACTTCATCAGACACTTGAGGCTCAGAAGCTTTCATCTGATGAAAGAGAAAAGCAAAATGAATTACAAGGCCTGCTCTGTGGGTGCTTGCAGGTTATCATTCAGAAGCTAGGATCATCAGAGCCAACTAAATATGTCTTCATGCAGTATGCAGACCAGATAATGGGTCTCTTCTTGAGGGTTTTTGCTTGTAGAAGTGCCACTGTGCATGAGGAGGCGATGCTTGCTATTGGGGCACTTGCCTATGCAACAGGGCCAGATTTTGCAAAATACATGCCTGAGTTTTATAAGTATTTGGAAATGGGTCTTCAAAATTTTGAGGAGTACCAAGTTTGTGCTGTCACCGTCGGTGTAGTCGGGGATATATGTAGGGCATTGGAGGATAAGATCCTGCCTTACTGTGATGGGATTATGACATTGCTACTAAAGGACTTGTCAAGCAACCAGTTGCACAGATCTGTGAAGCCCCCCATCTTCTCGTGCTTTGGTGACATAGCATTGGCAATAGGCGAGAATTTTGAGAAATACTTGATGTATGCAATGCCCATGCTCCAGAGTGCTGCAGAGTTATCGTCTCACACGGCAGGTGCTGATGATGAAATGACAGAGTACACCAATCTTCTGAGAAATGGGATATTGGAGGCATATTCTGGCATCTTTCAAGGCTTTAAGAACTCTCCAAAAACTCAGCTTTTGATTCCTTATGCACCTCACATTCTCCAGTTTCTAGATAGCATATACATGGAGAAAGACAT GGATGATGTGGTGATGAAGACTGCCATTGGAGTTCTTGGGGATCTAGCGGACACACTGGGCAGCAATGCAGGTTCTTTGATTCAGCAATCTCTGTCAAGCAAAGACTTTTTAAATGAATGCTTGTCCTCAGAAGACCATTTGATTAAGGAATCTGCCGAGTGGGCCAAGCTGGCCATTAGTCGTGCCATTTCTGTTTGA